In the genome of Triticum urartu cultivar G1812 chromosome 5, Tu2.1, whole genome shotgun sequence, one region contains:
- the LOC125508178 gene encoding 5'-adenylylsulfate reductase-like 6: MAGRLLAAPLLLLVLLQLPVPSQVHAYPLAAAHSGRCRRPEERPPPFLQGLRRTCCTATEGHPAEEVNGEELIRELGGKEYTAVLFYASWCPFSHRMRPIFDDLSSMYPHIKHLAVEQSNVMPTVLSRYGVRSLPSILIAHESYAFWPLVAKDLNSLVNFYSAVTGQEPVAYLGPRKGNTTERSTQYAKLWSGSVSESVKSEPYLAFSILFICLRIFLFFFPKFFACIKGLWAQYFRHANFGVLAKLTQLLECVPHAVDVRKMWSKWRLMVGAINMRVWASSLASVSLGGQSSPRAARLD; encoded by the exons atggccggccgcctcctcgccgcccctctcctcctccttGTGCTCCTCCAGCTCCCCGTGCCGTCCCAGGTGCACGCGTACCCGCTCGCGGCGGCACACTCTGGTCGGTGCCGAAGGCCGGAGGAGAGGCCGCCGCCGTTCCTCCAGGGGCTCCGGCGAACCTGCTGCACCGCGACGGAGGGGCACCCGGCCGAGGAG GTTAATGGGGAGGAACTTATCAGAGAGTTGGGTGGAAAGGAGTACACTGCTGTCCTCTTCTATGCATCATGGTGCCCTTTCTCTCATAGAATGAGACCAATCTTCGACGATCTTAGCTCAATGTATCCACATATTAAGCACTTGGCTGTAGAACAGTCCAACGTGATGCCAAC AGTTTTATCAAGATATGGTGTCCGCAGCCTTCCTTCTATACTAATAGCACATGAGTCATATGCATTTTGGCCTCTTGTTGCCAAAGATCTCAACTCACTGGTCAACTTCTACTCTGCTGTTACTG GACAAGAACCAGTTGCATATCTTGGTCCACGGAAGGGGAACACAACCGAAAGAAGCACACAGTATGCGAAGCTTTGGAGTGGTTCAGTCAGCGAATCAGTGAAGAGCGAGCCCTACCTAGCATTCAGCATCCTCTTTATTTGCCTGAGGATATTCTTGTTCTTCTTCCCAAAGTTCTTCGCCTGCATCAAAGGCTTGTGGGCCCAATACTTCCGGCATGCCAACTTTGGAGTCCTTGCCAAATTGACCCAGCTGCTCGAATGTGTGCCCCATGCGGTGGATGTAAGGAAGATGTGGAGCAAATGGAGGCTCATGGTTGGAGCCATAAACATGAGAGTCTGGGCATCATCTCTAGCTTCCGTGTCTCTTGGTGGGCAATCTTCTCCCCGAGCTGCTAGATTGGATTGA
- the LOC125508176 gene encoding polyprotein of EF-Ts, chloroplastic produces the protein MTPVVHCSVGTISLFHIGSFRPSREIQIRRFRGSERYSRVTSPSRHGLLQPQTPFHLISMYKRSWSSANNRLRTLSAAAVGTDVTVEGSSSPAGETSDAAPAAAETTGQAVASKSPASSPPKLGRNPRKSEMPPLKDGDLVPGASFTGKVRSIKPFGVFVDIGAFTEGLVHISRVSDGFVEDISTLFTVGQEVSVKLVEVNKETRRISLTMRTGGDYVKEAPTAPSGGRSPTAAAPRSSPRQTKDFKKIDEAKYTRGQSLTGTVKNSTRTGSFVTLPDGEEGFLPREEEAAALFTLIGHSALEVGQEVTVKVLNVARGQVTLTMKGGEDDDDELSSLNTNLKQGWSRGTNAFELAFRRSKEISAFLDQREKVTAPEVKTEVETETSVSTSGVESTVDDKLVEPPTEIESKEDSSLTEAVTGVVEPPTVSVTEVESKEEDSASTEAVTGAVEPPTVSATEVESKEEDSPSTEAVTGAVEEITPLDKVEEPEESVPEVPATASSEPAVVTEEVAASDEKTTEVSAAGAAEASTTTATISPALVKQLRDATGAGMMDCKKALAESSGDIDKAQEFLRKKGLAAADKRAGRATAEGRIGSYIHDSRIGILIELNCETDFVSRGDVFKELVDDLAMQAAACPQVNYISIDDVPEEVVKKETELEMQREDLLSKPEQIRAKIVEGRVKKRLGEFALLEQPFIKNDKVTTGEWVKQTIATIGENMKVRRFVRYNLGEGLEKKSQDFAAEVAAQTAAKPPPAAPLKDDKPEESVEAAEKKPAVAISAALVKQLRDETGAGMMDCKKALAETGGDLQGAQEFLRKKGLSSADKKSSRLTAEGLIGSYIHDNRIGCMIEINSETDFVARNEKFKELVNDLAMQVVACPQVEYVSMEDIPESVVSKEKEIEMQREDLQSKPENIREKIVEGRISKRLGVMALLEQPFIKDDSKTVKDLVKETIAGLGENIKVRRFVRYTLGEN, from the exons ATGACGCCGGTGGTTCATTGCTCTGTTGGCACCATCAGCCTGTTCCACATAGGCAGTTTCAGGCCCAGCCGAGAAATCCAGATAAGAAGGTTCCGTGGTTCTGAGAGGTATTCAAGAGTCACATCGCCCTCGCGCCATGGGCTGCTGCAGCCACAGACACCATTCCACTTGATCAGCATGTACAAAAGGAGCTGGTCCTCTGCTAACAACAGGCTAAGGACCTTGTCGGCAGCAGCTGTTGGGACCGATGTCACGGTGGAGGGTTCGTCATCTCCGGCAGGAGAAACTTCCGATGCCGCACCTGCCGCTGCTGAAACTACTGGGCAGGCTGTGGCTAGCAAGAGCCCGGCTTCCTCCCCTCCCAAGTTAGGTCGCAACCCACGTAAGAGCGAGATGCCGCCGTTGAAGGATGGTGATCTAGTTCCTGGTGCATCCTTTACCGGGAAAGTCAGGTCTATCAAGCCATTTGGAGTCTTTGTCGACATTGGAGCATTCACCGAAGGCCTTGTTCATATCTCCAGAGTAAGTGACGGTTTTGTCGAAGATATATCTACCCTCTTCACTGTTGGGCAAGAGGTGTCAGTGAAATTAGTGGAAGTAAATAAAGAAACAAGGCGCATCTCCTTGACAATGCGGACCGGTGGAGATTATGTCAAGGAAGCACCTACGGCTCCAAGCGGTGGGAGGAGCCCAACTGCAGCTGCGCCTAGAAGCTCACCAAGGCAAACAAAGGATTTCAAGAAGATAGACGAGGCAAAGTATACACGAGGACAATCTCTGACTGGCACTGTGAAAAATTCGACAAGAACAGGGTCATTTGTGACACTGCCTGATGGAGAAGAAGGATTCCTCCCAAGGGAAGAGGAAGCAGCGGCACTGTTTACCCTTATCGGGCATTCCGCACTGGAGGTTGGTCAAGAGGTAACGGTGAAAGTGTTGAATGTAGCACGAGGCCAGGTCACATTGACGATGAAGGGGGGAGAAGATGATGACGACGAGTTGTCGTCGTTAAACACCAACCTGAAGCAGGGATGGTCCAGAGGGACCAACGCTTTCGAGTTAGCTTTCCGTAGGAGCAAGGAAATCTCTGCATTCTTGGACCAGAGGGAAAAGGTTACGGCTCCAGAAGTGAAAACAGAAGTTGAGACTGAGACTTCAGTTTCAACTTCTGGGGTTGAAAGCACCGTTGACGACAAGCTCGTTGAGCCTCCTACTGAAATTGAAAGCAAAGAGGATAGTTCTTTAACAGAAGCTGTCACTGGCGTCGTTGAGCCTCCTACAGTTTCTGTTACTGAAGTTGAAAGCAAAGAGGAGGACAGCGCTTCAACAGAAGCTGTCACTGGCGCCGTTGAGCCTCCTACAGTTTCTGCTACTGAAGTTGAAAGCAAAGAGGAGGACAGCCCTTCAACAGAAGCTGTCACTGGCGCCGTTGAGGAAATCACTCCTCTTGATAAGGTTGAGGAGCCAGAAGAATCAGTGCCGGAGGTTCCTGCAACTGCAAGTAGCGAGCCTGCTGTGGTAACTGAGGAAGTAGCAGCCTCGGATGAGAAAACCACAGAGGTTTCTGCTGCTGGAGCTGCAGAAGCAAGCACAACCACAG CAACTATTTCTCCTGCTCTTGTCAAGCAGTTGCGTGACGCAACTGGAGCAGGCATGATGGACTGCAAAAAGGCTCTTGCTGAATCGAGTGGTGACATTGATAAAGCTCAAGAATTCCTCCGGAAGAAAGGGCTGGCTGCTGCTGACAAGAGGGCTGGAAGAGCCACTGCAGAGGGAAGAATTGGTTCTTACATACATGACAGCAGAATCGGTATCCTTATTGAATTGAACTGTGAGACTGACTTTGTATCACGAGGTGATGTCTTTAAGGAGTTGGTCGATGATCTTGCCATGCAAGCTGCTGCTTGCCCTCAAGTAAATTACATTTCCATTGACGATGTCCCTGAGGAGGTTGTGAAGAAGGAGACAGAGTTGGAGATGCAGAGGGAGGACTTGCTGTCGAAGCCTGAGCAGATCCGCGCTAAGATTGTCGAGGGCCGAGTAAAGAAGAGGCTTGGAGAATTTGCATTGCTTGAACAACCATTCATCAAGAATGACAAGGTCACAACGGGTGAATGGGTGAAGCAAACTATTGCTACAATTGGAGAGAACATGAAGGTGAGGAGGTTTGTTCGGTACAACCTGGGAGAAGGGTTGGAGAAAAAAAGCCAGGATTTTGCTGCTGAAGTTGCAGCCCAGACAGCCGCGAAGCCACCACCAGCTGCTCCTCTGAAGGATGACAAGCCTGAGGAATCGGTTGAAGCTGCAGAGAA GAAACCAGCTGTGGCAATTTCAGCTGCATTGGTAAAGCAACTCCGAGATGAAACTGGCGCTGGTATGATGGACTGCAAGAAAGCGCTGGCTGAGACTGGGGGTGACCTTCAGGGGGCTCAGGAGTTCCTCAGGAAAAAGGGCCTCTCGTCTGCAGACAAGAAGTCTTCTCGCCTGACCGCTGAAGGCCTGATTGGCTCGTACATCCACGACAACCGTATAGGGTGCATGATTGAAATCAACTCTGAGACCGACTTTGTGGCTCGCAATGAGAAATTCAAGGAGCTGGTGAATGACCTCGCAATGCAAGTGGTGGCATGCCCACAGGTTGAATATGTCTCAATGGAGGACATACCAGAGAGTGTTGTCAGCAAGGAGAAGGAGATTGAGATGCAGAGGGAGGACCTGCAGTCGAAACCCGAAAACATCAGGGAGAAGATCGTGGAAGGGCGGATATCAAAGAGGCTCGGAGTGATGGCCCTCCTGGAGCAGCCCTTCATCAAGGATGACAGCAAGACGGTGAAGGATCTTGTTAAGGAGACGATCGCCGGCCTGGGGGAGAACATCAAGGTACGGAGGTTTGTCAGGTATACCCTCGGCGAGAACTGA
- the LOC125508177 gene encoding spore wall protein 2-like, which translates to MSDSEASPTPAAAVVAAEAATGENSPSPARSEELLPVAEKISELNESQSELLGRLRGLKEDLQSWRSNLDTQVQKYKTEISDIKTALNSEIDQLKSDFQELRTTLKKQQEDVTISLKNLGLEDATETDGNKGTGEENTSEGALANMGDLKLEDSTETDGNKGSVEENTSEGALANMGDLKLEDNPENNDEGSGVEEEKNQEAPEEDGMAGIEGTKTEDDMVGIEGTKTEDDTAGIEGTKTEDDTAGIEGTKTEDDTAGKEDTKTEDDMAGIEGTKTEDDMAGIEGTKTEDDTAGIEGTKTEDDTAGIEGTKTEDDTVGIEGTKTE; encoded by the exons ATGTCCGATTCCGAAGCATCCCCGACGCCCGCGGCTGCGGTTGTGGCAGCGGAGGCGGCGACGGGCGAGAACTCCCCGTCTCCGGCG AGGAGTGAGGAGCTGCTGCCGGTGGCGGAGAAGATCTCG GAATTAAATGAATCACAGTCAGAGCTTTTGGGAAGACTTCGAGGTCTTAAGGAG GATTTGCAGAGCTGGAGAAGCAATTTAGACACCCAAGTGCAGAAATACAAAACT GAAATCTCCGATATCAAAACTGCACTTAATAGTGAAATAGACCAGCTGAAATCA GATTTCCAAGAACTGAGGACCACCCTTAAGAAGCAACAGGAAGATGTGACTATTAGCTTGAAGAATTTGGGG CTAGAAGATGCTACCGAAACTGATGGGAACAAAGGAACTGGAGAGGAAAATACAAGTGAGG GTGCATTAGCAAACATGGGGGACCTGAAA CTAGAAGATTCTACCGAAACTGATGGGAACAAAGGAAGTGTGGAGGAAAATACAAGTGAGGGTGCATTAGCAAACATGGGGGACCTGAAA TTGGAGGATAATCCAGAAAATAATGATGAAGGCAGTGGGGTTGAGGAGGAAAAGAAT CAGGAGGCCCCTGAAGAAGATGGCATGGCGGGCATAGAAGGTACGAAGACGGAAGATGACATGGTGGGCATAGAAGGTACCAAGACGGAAGATGACACGGCGGGCATAGAAGGTACCAAGACGGAAGATGACACGGCGGGCATAGAAGGTACCAAGACGGAAGATGACACGGCGGGCAAAGAAGATACCAAGACGGAAGATGACATGGCGGGCATAGAAGGTACGAAGACGGAAGATGACATGGCGGGCATAGAAGGTACCAAGACGGAAGATGACACGGCGGGCATAGAAGGTACCAAGACGGAAGATGACACGGCGGGCATAGAAGGTACCAAGACGGAAGATGACACGGTGGGTATAGAAGGTACCAAGACGGAGTAG